The genomic DNA TTCACGATTATTGTTTTCTGAATATTCATGAAGATTCATTGAAGAGATAAGCATCATCTGCTCATTCCCATAACATTTTGCGTGTAATTCTTTGCAATAATATACTTTTACATATTTTAACTGGCTAAGAAATTGTTTTTCGGAAGGTGTTAATTCTTTTTTGCCATAAATGACATATATATTTACTGCCCGATTATTAGCTTCGACAATTCTTTCAGTAAAGTATTTAGACAGTTTCAAATATGGGGAAACAATAAATAGCTTTTGACGAGCATGAACGATAATATTGTCGATGTAATGAGCAACACCTTTGGTAGCAAGAAATTCAGCCATCGCTGTCTTCTCCTAAAGTATTTTGTCATATTGAAGACGAATTATACCATTATCAGGCAAGCATTTTGACATGATCTGATTCAAACACCCTGTTCCATGTATATTCGGCTACCCTTCGGCTCTAATACACCCACATTGAAGTCAATTAACTTTCAGCATTTTCAAAACAATCATCCCCTTGCACCCTGCTCTCCAATCAGCTAAAGTTCCACCATGCCTAAACAAAAGCTGGTTTTTGTCTGTTCCAACTGCGGCAATGAAAGCGCCAAGTGGCAGGGCAAGTGCCCCGGCTGCCATGAATGGAACACCCTGTTTGAGCAGACGGTCAAAGCCGTCAAGCCGACGGCGCGGCGCTCACCTTTGGCTAATTCTCCGCTGGCGTTGTCAGAAATCAAGATTGATGCGGGCAGTGAACGCACCGGCCTGGGGATGGGGGAGGTGGACCGGGTGCTGGGCGGCGGGCTGGTGGCCGGATCTTTAACGCTAATCGGCGGGGAACCGGGTATCGGCAAATCCACTTTGCTGCTACAGATAGCCGCCCTGATGGCCGCTAAAAGCACTACACCGGTACTTTATGTTTCCGGTGAGGAAACCCGGCCGCAGATCAAGATGCGGGCGGCTCGGTTAGGGATTGCCGGAGAAAAACTGTTCCTGCTCAATGAGACCGACCTGGACACCATCATCAGTGAAATGGAACAGTTGTCCCCGTCTATGGTGATTATTGACTCCATCCAGACGGTTTATACGGCGGATCTGGAGATGGCGCCGGGCGGGGTGTCCCAGGTACGGGAATGCGCGGCGAGGCTGGTGACCTGGGCCAAAGCGACCCAGATACCGGTGATGATTGCCGGACATGTGACCAAAGATGGCGCGATTGCCGGCCCCCGGCTGCTGGAACACATCGTGGATGCGGTATTGTATCTGGAGGGCGAACCGTTTTCCAGTTACCGGGTGCTGCGCTCGGTCAAGAACCGCTATGGCTCGGTTAATGAGGTGGGCATATTTGAAATGAAAACCGGCGGCCTGTGTGAAGTGCAGAATCCGTCCGAAGTGTTTTTATCCCGCGACCGTCAGCACCCTATCGGCTCAGCAGTGGTGCCGGTGCTGGAAGGCTCCAGACCGCTCCTGGTTGAAATCCAGGCACTGACCAATGCCACCAGCTTCGGTCAGCCGCGTCGCACCGCCAACGGGCTGGATTTCGGCAGACTGTTGATTATCACGGCGGTGCTGTCGCGCCGGGCATACCTTAAACTGGGCAATCAGGACGTCATCGCCTCGGTAACCGGGGGACTGCATGTGGCCGAACCGGCGGCTGATCTGGCGGCAGCTATTGCCATCGCCTCCAGTTATAAGAATATCAGCGTGGACCCGCACCTCATCGCCAT from Dehalogenimonas sp. W includes the following:
- a CDS encoding phospholipase D-like domain-containing protein, giving the protein MAEFLATKGVAHYIDNIIVHARQKLFIVSPYLKLSKYFTERIVEANNRAVNIYVIYGKKELTPSEKQFLSQLKYVKVYYCKELHAKCYGNEQMMLISSMNLHEYSENNNREMGISITLERDKQLYEQILEEIKSIVGISKQHVNSAELLKEFTIEIDSPKVSEPSISYPKMVCPKCGKDLVQRTANKGQRAGQVFMGCSGYPSCRYSISTH
- the radA gene encoding DNA repair protein RadA produces the protein MPKQKLVFVCSNCGNESAKWQGKCPGCHEWNTLFEQTVKAVKPTARRSPLANSPLALSEIKIDAGSERTGLGMGEVDRVLGGGLVAGSLTLIGGEPGIGKSTLLLQIAALMAAKSTTPVLYVSGEETRPQIKMRAARLGIAGEKLFLLNETDLDTIISEMEQLSPSMVIIDSIQTVYTADLEMAPGGVSQVRECAARLVTWAKATQIPVMIAGHVTKDGAIAGPRLLEHIVDAVLYLEGEPFSSYRVLRSVKNRYGSVNEVGIFEMKTGGLCEVQNPSEVFLSRDRQHPIGSAVVPVLEGSRPLLVEIQALTNATSFGQPRRTANGLDFGRLLIITAVLSRRAYLKLGNQDVIASVTGGLHVAEPAADLAAAIAIASSYKNISVDPHLIAIGEVGLSGEIRNVPQLERRLSEAARLGFTKALVPAAARAKAPCADFTLVHVRDVKQALAAALTGQRETEPDAE